The genome window CCCTCGCAAGTTGAGATAGCGCCCCGATTCAGCATGTTTTGCATAAGCTTCCGCCCACTGGCGGCCGAATATCTCTTTAAAAGTTTTTTGCCGATTGTGCCTGATAGCATAAGCTTGCTTCCGGCAAACTATTTTAATGATACCCTGAATGATTTCGAGAACATCGGAGAGTTTTCCGGTCTTTTGACAGAGGTCCTATCAAAAATGCTCACAGCAGATATTGATCCGCGAAAGAAAAGACTGTTTGATCTGATTTATAGCTCGCACGGAGGCATGAGCGTAAGAGCGCTTTCGGAAAATGTCGGATGGAGCGCCAGGCAAATGAACCGCTACTTCCAGGATACTTTTGGTATGTCACTGAAAACCTATTGCAGCGTGTTGCGTTTCAGGTCTTCTTTCGGGCATATCAAATCAGGCAAGCTTTTCCCAAAGGAAAATTACGCAGATCAATCGCATTTTATCCGCGATATTCGAAAATTTGCTGGCGTTGTACCCAAAGAGCTGGCCAAAAACACCAACGACCGATTTATACAATTTTCCACGCTTTCACCCAACTAGTTTTGTCTTATAATTAAAGAGACAAACAATGACAACAGAAAATAAGACAATTGCAGTCGTGGGCGGCGGGCCGGGCGGTTTAACGCTGGCACGACTCCTTCAAATGGGTGGCGCTCAGGTGAAAGTCTATGAGCGGGACCTTAATAAGGGCGTGCGCGTTCAGGGCGCTACGCTCGACCTACATGAGGAATCGGGCCTGGAAGCCCTGCGACGGGCGGGTCTGATGGATGCTTTTTACGCCAGTTACCGGCCCCACGCCGGTAAGCTCCGGGTTACGGATCAGCACGCTAGTATCCATTTTGACGACCACGACTCTGGCGAGCTGACTGAAAATCGTCCCGAAATTGATCGTGGGCCTTTGAGAGATATATTAATTGAATCACTGGCAGATCAGACGATCGTATGGAACAGCCACTTTCTATCTATGGAAAAAAGAGGCGAGGGGTGGCTTTTGCATTTCAGCAACGGCAGCAGCGCTTACGCTGATGTGGTCATAGCAGCCGACGGCGCGAATTCACGGGTACGTCCATACATTACAGACATTAAGCCGCTTTACTCGGGCATAACTATCGTGGAAGGAAACCTGTATGATGCAAACCGCAACGCGCCGAAGTTATGTGAGCTGACCAAAGGGGGCAAAGTATTTGCTTTGGGCAATGAACAATCCTTAATACTAAGCGCCAAGGGCGATGGCAGCCTGTCTTTTTATACGGGTATAAAAGTGCCGGAGCAATGGATTGACAAATGTGGGATTTCCTTTTCAAATAAAGAACAGGTCCTGAACTGGTTTAAAGATGCCTTCGGCTTATGGAGCGACATATGGCAGGAATTGTTTGCAAGCGGCGAGCTTTGGTTTGTTGCGCGTCCACAGTATCATTATCCCACCAATCAGCAATGGGAGCCGCTCCCTAACCTGACGATGATCGGTGATGCAGCACACCGAATGCCTCCATATGCAGGAGAGGGCGTAAATATGGCCATGCAGGACGCTATGGAGCTGGCAACGCAACTGCTATCGGGTGAGCATGCCACCATCACCGAGGCGATAGCAACATTCGAAAAGCAAATGTCTGCGCGCGCAGCGGCGGTAACGAAAATGTCACTTGACGCGACCGAGATGCTGCATTCCAAAGGTGCGCTGAATAAATTACTTGACATGTTTGAGGGCTATAAGCATGATCTTACGGAAAAATAACGGCGGTAGACAATGATAAATATTAATCTGATAACACCTTATTGCAACGAGCACACGGAAGCGTTGCGTCATGTTTTTTTAAGATCGCGACGCCATGCGTTTTACTGGGTAAATTCCTCGGAATTTCAACTTGGTGACTTTGATCAGTCTATTGTTGGCGAGAATCTGTTGGTGGCAGTTTATCAGAGCAGGCCTGTGGGCTTCGTGTCGTGGTGGGCACCCGGTAACTTTATCCATAATCTTTTTGTTGACCCGGATTTTCACGGGCAAGGCATAGGAACTGCTTTGTTGGATTCCTGTTTGAAAGTGATTGGCCGGCCGGCAAGACTCAAATGTCTGACTGCTAACCAAAGCGCAATGGATTTTTACCTACGAAAAAAATGGACAGTCGTTGAAAAAGGTGACAGCTCAGAAGGGGAGTTTTTACTGCTCAGCGCAAATGACTAGATCGCCCTCGTGAATATGTAGCCGTAACATGCAAATTGGTTGCAGAAGAACCTTTTTTGTTATCTTTTTTGAGACAATTTAGAAAAATCGGTCTTACAACTTGGTAGAATACTGGGAGGCAAGCCTATCTTTGAACGATGGGTTATTCCGAGCAGCTAATAAGAATTTTAAACTATGCTTCCAAGCGAGATTGCGGTGTTAAAACACCTGGGCGAAGCTGTCTTCACGGCCGGCAATGACGGACAGATCGTTTCTTCC of Dyadobacter chenhuakuii contains these proteins:
- a CDS encoding helix-turn-helix domain-containing protein, with translation MTDRIQFEAVQPIPALEPLVESFWRLANETDDKKPAVILPDGRLDVSFTSRNHQRILLHGLETQPSQVEIAPRFSMFCISFRPLAAEYLFKSFLPIVPDSISLLPANYFNDTLNDFENIGEFSGLLTEVLSKMLTADIDPRKKRLFDLIYSSHGGMSVRALSENVGWSARQMNRYFQDTFGMSLKTYCSVLRFRSSFGHIKSGKLFPKENYADQSHFIRDIRKFAGVVPKELAKNTNDRFIQFSTLSPN
- a CDS encoding FAD-dependent oxidoreductase, with amino-acid sequence MTTENKTIAVVGGGPGGLTLARLLQMGGAQVKVYERDLNKGVRVQGATLDLHEESGLEALRRAGLMDAFYASYRPHAGKLRVTDQHASIHFDDHDSGELTENRPEIDRGPLRDILIESLADQTIVWNSHFLSMEKRGEGWLLHFSNGSSAYADVVIAADGANSRVRPYITDIKPLYSGITIVEGNLYDANRNAPKLCELTKGGKVFALGNEQSLILSAKGDGSLSFYTGIKVPEQWIDKCGISFSNKEQVLNWFKDAFGLWSDIWQELFASGELWFVARPQYHYPTNQQWEPLPNLTMIGDAAHRMPPYAGEGVNMAMQDAMELATQLLSGEHATITEAIATFEKQMSARAAAVTKMSLDATEMLHSKGALNKLLDMFEGYKHDLTEK
- a CDS encoding GNAT family N-acetyltransferase; its protein translation is MININLITPYCNEHTEALRHVFLRSRRHAFYWVNSSEFQLGDFDQSIVGENLLVAVYQSRPVGFVSWWAPGNFIHNLFVDPDFHGQGIGTALLDSCLKVIGRPARLKCLTANQSAMDFYLRKKWTVVEKGDSSEGEFLLLSAND